The following is a genomic window from Citrifermentans bemidjiense Bem.
GGAACCAGACCAGGTTCAGCAGGAAAAGCAGCAGGAAGAAGAAGGTCTTAAGGTGGTGCTTTCCCAGGCAGGCCCGGCGGAAGAGCCAGAGCGTGCCGAGGCCAAAGCAGAAGACGGCGGCGTTTATCTCGGCGGGGCGGTGATGCAGGTAGTTGGTCGGGATGATGACCAGAAAACAGATGGCGGTCGCAAGCAGACAGAGCAGCCGGAAGAGGGGCATTTCCATGCCCTGGTCGTCTATCCTCCAGATACAGCTTTTGAGCCTAACAGCTAGAGAACCCATGGTGGTCGGTGTGGCCTCACTCGAGCGGAACATGGTCGAGGAACATCAGAAGGCGACACCTTAGCACATGAACGGTTCTTTACAAAGAAAAATTTTAATGGGACCAACTTCAATAAAAAACGAACATGCTAGCGCAGGGTGACCAGGTTCCGGCCGCCAGCCTTGCTCCGATACATCTGCGCGTCCGCCCTGCTGATGATGCTTTCGGCGTTATCCCCCGTCTCGGCTATGGTCCCGCCGATGGAGAGGGTGACGCCGACCCTTTGGCCGTCCTCCATCAGGAAGGAGCCGGCGACCGCACTTCTGATTCGTTCAGCTATGGAGGCGAGCGCAGGGAGCCTCATGGCGGGAAGAATGGCCACGAATTCCTCCCCACCCCAGCGCGCCACGGTATCCACTTTCCTGAACGTGTTGGATATGGTCTTGCCTAACATGCGCAACACCTCGTCGCCGGTCTTATGCCCGTAGCGGTCGTTGACGCTTTTAAAATGGTCGACATCCATGAAGAGCACGCCGAAGGGCCTGCGGTGCGTCTGCCAGTCATGCAGCCTCGACTCCAGCGACATGTCCGCGAGCCTCCGGTTCCCCACCCCGGTGAGCGGATCGACCAGCACGTCCTGCTTCAGTTGCTCCAGCGCCGCGAGGATCTGCACCGAATTGGAGTTGTCGGTGAATATTTCGACGGCGCCGACTATGGCGCCCTCTTCGTTTCTCACCGGAGAGGTGCGCACCTGCACCGGGAGTCGGTAGCCGTGCTTGTGGTGCACCAGCACGTTAGCCTCCCGTACCTTGCCGTCTGCAATGGTCGCCGCCAGCGGGCACTTCACCTCGCATTCGTAGCCGTCGACCTCGACACGGCGCAGGATGGAGTCGTGGCAGTTGGAGCCGAGCACTTCCTCGGCGCTGTACCCTGTTATCCTCTGAGCGGCACTGTTCCAAAAGGAGATGCGCCGGTCCAGATCGACGCAGTAAAGACCGTCGAAAAGGCTGTTCAGCAACTTGTCGGAAGACATCCCTAGCATAAGCCACGCTCCTTGAACCGGCGCTCACTCATAGCGCCTGGATATTGTCTGCTCCATGACAACAATTATCGGTGCTTATGCAAGTTACTTTAACGCTTTTATTCTAAGGGAATGCTGCAGCGAGACTTTATTGCATGTTATTGCTCTGGAGGAGATGGAGAAGAACCAGCCGGAGAGGATGCCGCGGACGGCGAAGATGCATCGTTTTGCCTTGACGACCGGCTGCGCCGCCCGTCCACCTTCAGATGCACGTACCAATAGGCGAAGGCCACGAAGAGCACGCCTCCCAGGATGTTTCCCAAGGTAACCGGGAGCAGGTTGTCGCGAAAGCAGGCGGTCCAGGTGAG
Proteins encoded in this region:
- a CDS encoding formate/nitrite transporter family protein, with translation MLCNWLVCLAVFMATAARDVTGKLLACYLPIMAFVASGFEHSIANMYFIPTGLLLARAQGREVPGLTWTACFRDNLLPVTLGNILGGVLFVAFAYWYVHLKVDGRRSRSSRQNDASSPSAASSPAGSSPSPPEQ
- a CDS encoding sensor domain-containing diguanylate cyclase, whose amino-acid sequence is MLGMSSDKLLNSLFDGLYCVDLDRRISFWNSAAQRITGYSAEEVLGSNCHDSILRRVEVDGYECEVKCPLAATIADGKVREANVLVHHKHGYRLPVQVRTSPVRNEEGAIVGAVEIFTDNSNSVQILAALEQLKQDVLVDPLTGVGNRRLADMSLESRLHDWQTHRRPFGVLFMDVDHFKSVNDRYGHKTGDEVLRMLGKTISNTFRKVDTVARWGGEEFVAILPAMRLPALASIAERIRSAVAGSFLMEDGQRVGVTLSIGGTIAETGDNAESIISRADAQMYRSKAGGRNLVTLR